The genomic DNA TCAACCGAGATTCCCAAAGTAGTGGCGAGCGAAATGGGACCAGCCTGTACTCTTTATCTGCAGTGTTAGCCAAACGCTCTGGAAAGTGCGGCCATAGCGGGTGATAGCCCCGTAGGCGAAAACAGTGTGGAAGAACTAGGTGTACGACAAGTAGGGCGGGACACGTGAAATCCTGTCTGAAGATGGGGGGACCATCCTCCAAGGCTAAATACTCGTGATCGACCGATAGTGAACCAGTACCGTGAGGGAAAGGCGAAAAGAACCCCGGGAGGGGAGTGAAACAGATCCTGAAACCGCATGCATACAAACAGTCGGAGCCTCGCAAGGGGTGACGGCGTACCTTTTGTATAATGGGTCAGCGACTTACATTCAGTGGCGAGCTTAACCGATTAGGGCAGGCGTAGCGAAAGCGAGTCCGAACAGGGCGATTTTAGTCGCTGGGTGTAGACCCGAAACCAGATGATCTATCCATGGCCAGGATGAAGGCACGGTAACACGTGCTGGAGGTCCGAACCCACTAGTGTTGAAAAACTAGGGGATGAGCTGTGGATAGGGGTGAAAGGCTAAACAAATCTGGAAATAGCTGGTTCTCTCCGAAAACTATTTAGGTAGTGCCTCGTGTCTCACCTTCGGGGGTAGAGCACTGTCATGGTTGAAGGGTCCATTGCGGATTACTTCGCCATAGCAAACTCCGAATACCGAAGAGTGCAATCACGGGAGACAGACATCGGGTGCTAACGTCCGGTGTCAAGAGGGAAACAACCCAGACCGCCAGCTAAGGTCCCCAAATATGGCTAAGTGGGAAACGAAGTGGGAAGGCTAAAACAGTCAGGAGGTTGGCTTAGAAGCAGCCACCCTTTAAAGAAAGCGTAATAGCTCACTGATCGAGTCGTCCTGCGCGGAAGATGTAACGGGGCTAAGCCATATACCGAAGCTGCGGATGCGTGCTTTGCACGCATGGTAGGAGAGCGTTCCGTAAGCCTGCGAAGGTGCACTGGAAAGTGTGCTGGAGGTATCGGAAGTGCGAATGCTGACATGAGTAGCGATAAAGGGGGTGAAAGGCCCCCTCGCCGTAAGCCCAAGGTTTCCTACGCAACGTTCATCGGCGTAGGGTGAGTCGGCCCCTAAGGCGAGGCAGAAATGCGTAGCTGATGGGAAGCAGGTCAATATTCCTGCACCAGTGTGAAATGCGATGGGGGGACGGATCGCGGAAGGTTGTCCGGGTGTTGGAAGTCCCGGTCGCTGCGTTGGAGAAGGTGCTCTGGCAAATCCGGGCACAGGATTCAAGGGCGTGGCGCGAGCTCCTTAGGGAGCGAAGCAACTGGAAGGGGTTCCAGGAAAAGCCTCTAAGCTTCAGTTTCACATTGACCGTACCGCAAACCGACACAGGTGGGCGAGATGAGTATTCTAAGGCGCTTGAGAGAACTCGGGAGAAGGAACTCGGCAAATTGGTACCGTAACTTCGGGATAAGGTACGCCCTTGTAGCTTGACTGGCCTGCGCCAGGAGGGTGAAGGGGTTGCAATAAACTGGTGGCTGCGACTGTTTAATAAAAACACAGCACTCTGCAAACACGAAAGTGGACGTATAGGGTGTGACGCCTGCCCGGTGCCGGAAGATTAAATGATGGGGTGCAAGCTCTTGATTGAAGTCCCGGTAAACGGCGGCCGTAACTATAACGGTCCTAAGGTAGCGAAATTCCTTGTCGGGTAAGTTCCGACCTGCACGAATGGCGTAACGATGGCCACACTGTCTCCTCCCGAGACTCAGCGAAGTTGAAGTGTTTGTGATGATGCAATCTCCCCGCGGCTAGACGGAAAGACCCCATGAACCTTTACTGCAGCTTTGCATTGGACTTTGAACCGGTCTGTGTAGGATAGGTGGGAGGCTATGAAGCGTGAACGCCAGTTTGCGTGGAGCCGTCCTTGAAATACCACCCTGATCTGTTTGAGGTTCTAACCTTGGACCCTGAAGCGGGTTCGGGGACAGTGCATGGCAGGCAGTTTGACTGGGGCGGTCTCCTCCCAAAGTGTAACGGAGGAGTACGAAGGTACGCTAGGTACGGTCGGAAATCGTGCTGATAGTGCAATGGCATAAGCGTGCTTGACTGCGAGACTGACAAGTCGAGCAGGTGCGAAAGCAGGTCATAGTGATCCGGTGGTTCTGTATGGAAGGGCCATCGCTCAACGGATAAAAGGTACTCTGGGGATAACAGGCTGATACCGCCCAAGAGTTCATATCGACGGCGGTGTTTGGCACCTCGATGTCGGCTCATCTCATCCTGGGGCTGTAGCCGGTCCCAAGGGTATGGCTGTTCGCCATTTAAAGAGGTACGTGAGCTGGGTTTAAAACGTCGTGAGACAGTTTGGTCCCTATCTGCCGTGGGCGCTGGATATTTGAAGGGACCTGCTCCTAGTACGAGAGGACCGGAGTGGACGAACCTCTGGTGTACCGGTTGTCACGCCAGTGGCATCGCCGGGTAGCTATGTTCGGAAGAGATAACCGCTGAAAGCATCTAAGCGGGAAACTCGCCTTGAGATGAGATATCCCCGGGGCTTCGAGCCCCTTGAAGGGTCGTTCAAGACCAGGACGTTGATAGGTCAGGTGTGGAAGCGCAGTAATGCGTTAAGCTAACTGATACTAATTGCCCGTAAGGCTTGATCCTATAACCGGTGTGTTTTACGTGACGGCTTGGCGCTTTAGCGCCTGGCCCGGAACCACCCCCGCAAGGGGGCAAGGTGACCGTTAGTGCTTCAGCACTTACGGACATCCCGCCCCCGTAGGGGGTAGCGCAAACAGACGGTTGAGTGATCAGTGTTGTGCCAGACAACACAACCTCTTACCAAAGCTTCTTCCCGATTGGTTCTGCTGCCCCAAAAACGCAGCAGAACAACCCGTCATGCCTGATGACCATAGCGAGTCGGTCCCACCCCTTCCCATCCCGAACAGGACCGTGAAACGACTCCACGCCGATGATAGTGCGGATTGCCCGTGTGAAAGTAGGTAATCGTCAGGCTCCCCAAAGCAAACACAAACCCCGCCCACCAAAGGCGGGGTTTGTGCGTTTACGGCAGGTGCATATAAGTGAGAACTGTCTCGGGGTGACGCCAAACAAGCTTGGTCTTGACAATGCAATGTTGCTCCCCCATAATCATCAGTTCTCTGCGGAGGGGTGCCCGAGTGGCTAAAGGGGGCAGACTGTAAATCTGTTGGCTTACGCCTACGTTGGTTCGAATCCAACCTCCTCCACCAGAATGCGGCTTGAGCAGTTGTCGGGAATCGATAGATCCTTGCGGGTGTAGCTCAATGGTAGAGCAGAAGCCTTCCAAGCTTACGACGAGGGTTCGATTCCCTTCACCCGCTCCAGCAAAGAAGTATCGCCCATGTGGCTCAGTGGTAGAGCACTCCCTTGGTAAGGGAGAGGTCGGCAGTTCGATCCTGCCCATGGGCACCAGCAGGTTGTCAGCGATTGTTTGCGCCCCGCGCAACGTACGGAAAAACCCTCTTAGGAGTCGAAAATGGCCAAAGGTAAGTTTGAGCGGACCAAGCCGCACGTGAACGTGGGCACGATCGGTCACGTTGACCACGGCAAGACCACGCTGACGGCGGCGATCACGACGGTGCTGACCGCGAAGTTCGGCGGCGAAGCGAAGGCGTACGACCAGATCGACGCGGCGCCGGAAGAAAAGGCGCGCGGCATCACGATCAACACGGCGCACGTGGAGTACGAGACGGCGAATCGCCACTACGCCCACGTTGACTGCCCGGGCCACGCGGACTACGTGAAGAACATGATCACGGGCGCCGCGCAGATGGACGGCGCGATCCTGGTGTGCTCGGCCGCAGACGGCCCGATGCCGCAAACGCGTGAGCACATCCTGCTGGCGCGTCAGGTCGGTGTGCCGTACATCATCGTGTTCCTGAACAAGTGCGACATGGTGGACGACGCCGAGCTGCTGGAACTGGTGGAAATGGAAGTGCGCGAGCTGCTCTCGAAGTACGACTTCCCGGGCGACGACACGCCGATCATCAAGGGTTCGGCGAAGCTGGCGCTGGAAGGCGACAAGGGCGAGCTGGGCGAAGTGGCGATCATGAACCTGGCCGACGCGCTGGACACGTACATCCCGACGCCGGAGCGCGCGGTGGACGGATCGTTCCTGATGCCGGTGGAAGACGTGTTCTCGATCTCGGGCCGTGGTACGGTGGTGACGGGCCGTGTGGAGCGTGGCGTGGTGAAGGTCGGCGAGGAAATCGAGATCGTCGGGATCAAGCCGACGGCGAAGACGACGTGCACGGGCGTGGAAATGTTCCGCAAGCTGCTCGACCAGGGTCAGGCGGGCGACAACGTGGGTATCCTGCTGCGCGGCACGAAGCGTGAGGACGTGGAGCGTGGCCAGGTGCTGGCCAAGCCGGGTTCGATCACGCCGCACACGCACTTCACGGCTGAGGTGTATGTGCTGAGCAAGGATGAAGGCGGCCGTCATACGCCGTTCTTCAACAACTACCGTCCGCAGTTCTACTTCCGTACGACGGATGTGACGGGCTCGATCGAGCTGCCGAAGGACAAGGAAATGGTGATGCCGGGCGACAACGTGTCGATCACGGTGAAGCTGATTGCGCCGATCGCGATGGAAGAAGGTCTGCGCTT from Paraburkholderia edwinii includes the following:
- the tuf gene encoding elongation factor Tu, translating into MAKGKFERTKPHVNVGTIGHVDHGKTTLTAAITTVLTAKFGGEAKAYDQIDAAPEEKARGITINTAHVEYETANRHYAHVDCPGHADYVKNMITGAAQMDGAILVCSAADGPMPQTREHILLARQVGVPYIIVFLNKCDMVDDAELLELVEMEVRELLSKYDFPGDDTPIIKGSAKLALEGDKGELGEVAIMNLADALDTYIPTPERAVDGSFLMPVEDVFSISGRGTVVTGRVERGVVKVGEEIEIVGIKPTAKTTCTGVEMFRKLLDQGQAGDNVGILLRGTKREDVERGQVLAKPGSITPHTHFTAEVYVLSKDEGGRHTPFFNNYRPQFYFRTTDVTGSIELPKDKEMVMPGDNVSITVKLIAPIAMEEGLRFAIREGGRTVGAGVVAKIIE